The Cucumis melo cultivar AY chromosome 9, USDA_Cmelo_AY_1.0, whole genome shotgun sequence genome includes the window ATATCCTaaatcttatatatataatttggtGAAAACAGAAACCAtgctaaatattaaaaaaaaatcatatttaattaattataaaatttagtaaagataatgaaaattggagaaaaaattaaaaagatataaGAAATTTAGTATAAGATTTGGAAAGATtacatgaaaaaaaatatagcaaatattGTATGGTGAAAAGTTAGGTGAGTTAATTGTCCAAATAATTGACATAGAATTAAAAGAATGAGATGAATATTATAAATTCAAAtaatgaaaattcaaacattactatttttcttcaacaaaaagaaatttaattattaCAAATCAAAAAGTCCTAAGTGGAAAGAAAATGTGAGCTAATAAACACGTGGCAGTTTTGTAGGTCAAACTTCAAACACACACTTTTTTCGACCGTTACTCATCTCATTAACGGTAACATTAACATTAGGCCAACTTTCTTATAAATCAATTCCTTTCAATTAATTTAGCTAATTAAACTAATGTTTAACTCTAAATTTAGGTGGAACTTAATTCTTCCTAAGAGATAATTTTTCAATGtcaattgaaatattttttttataaaatataacaaatatttatattctATTCTCTTTTTAActgtctattattgataaaatcttaaattagttatattttgtaaatattttcagtagttttgtcatttatcataatttattattactattatatatatatatataacatattaAGAAAGATCGATCAAGTTTTGAATAAGAAAGTTCGAACAAACAAACGATGAATCAAATTGCTTAAGTCCTATTTGATGATCATTTTAGTTTTTGAGAATCAAgattttaatattgatttttatCTATCTTAAGTATGAAAGTTGATCAACTCTAAAaccaatttaaaaaataaaagcgGTTTTAAAAAACTATCTTTTAGTGTTCGATATTTTTCCTtgattttttgaaaagaaaaaaaaaaggtaaaagaaTAGATAACAAAACATGAAGTAATTAAACAAATGGTTTAGGGTTaattctcaaaaaaaaaaaaaaaaaaaaaaaaaaaaaaaaaaaaaaaactcgaaACTACAAGTTAAATGGTTCAAAGGAAAGTGAGCAAATTGAATGATTTTGTAAAGGTTCAATACTACACCTTATTTATATACATAAAGCTACATTCACATATTAACACAAGATGTTTTTATGAAATTTACAAACTCATTGAATATTAAAATAAGAAAGAGTTATTTTTAGAAAAAGCGAAGTAGTATTATAATAACGTTGACATTGAAGGTATAATTGTAGAAAGTCAAAAGAAATTAGAAAGTAGAAAGTTGGGAGAGACTTTGAATGAAGACTTGGAAACAAAGAATTTGTAATAACAATTAGTGTGGAAAAGAGAATTTGTAATAACAATGTGTGGAATGATGACTTTGTAGTGGGAGAATTTTAATCCCTcatattggttttttttttttttaattaaaagaaagtTATCTATATTTGTTTCAACGCGAGTAGGTACTTTAAGAATCGATAGTTTTAGTATAGGTCTAAGAAAAACTCGAACTTCCCTCAACTTtctctttatataatatatatgtatatatacaacTAAATAATATTGATATAAGTATAATTAGCTTATTGATAAAATTATTTGGAGGACCAACTTGAACTAAGATGAGACCGCATGAACTCCCAAGTTGAATTATGTTGAGTTAGCTAggataatataatatttttcatACTATCCATTACTACATCACTACTTAATAAATTACATCGTCAATGACATGCTATAAAGACTAACTTTAATGTCCACCTTTGGCAACTTTAGCAACAATATACCTTCGGCAGTTACTCTAACAACTACCTTCTATGGGATCAATCTAGTGAAGACCAATTCCAGAAATCAACTATATTTTACCATCTTATACCCAACTTCGTCAAACTTCTTTAACAACTAACTCTAGTGACCAATTCAATCGATCATATACTAGAAAAGGCCAAAAAAAATCTCTCTTggtaaaggttttttttttaaaaaaaaataaatttgaagtaattagtttattatattGTTGGTAGTAATTTGCCACTATTGAAAACACATGGAGAGCTAGCCCTCATCAAGGGGTAGAAGCCCAAAGGTATAGTTAAAGCTCATTGCAGACTAGCCCAACCCAATCTTACTCATTTTTTCATTGGTAGGATATGAATCAgcattttgaaaatgaaatatgtTTTGATTTGTGTCGTTCttcatatattatatttgatatataaataaataattaacagtagttttctagaaaaatatatttagatGTATAAAGTATTAAAAAGAGGAATTGGTATGAataggataaaaaaaaaactaatgaaacttttgaataaaattgaatattaaataaaactttataatatcaataattttatcgaaaaattaaaatacaagataaattaaaatatattttgtgaaaataaagttttattaaattttaataccatattattgagaaaatttaaatatttttaaataattaattaaaaacatataTTGAATTAACTAATTGAACGAGTTTGACCTATACACAACTCAAACTCAAGGTTAGGTCATGGATTTGATTATTAAAGTTGGTTGAGTCAGCCCAATCTAAGCTCCAATAATGCCCTAAAGTCCTCGAGTTTGGTCTTGTATCAAGTTAGGGAAGCTAAGATGGCCCAGTGATGAAGGTGAGATTTGAGAGTGTAATAAATCAACTATCTTGTTAACCTGCGCATAGTTCAATTAATATAGTGCTTAGCCTATCTAACAAATGAGTGAGATCACATATtctattttaaacaatttttttgtaaaatgtgCTTAAACAAACATAATTAACTTTTTGAAACATATTTTCCGAGACAACGAAAACATGTATGATGTATGCACGACTAAACAAAACACATGCTAAAGCCTATACTAGCCAttaggggtgtaagaataatcCGAGCAACTCGAACTAACCCAACtcatattatatgggttgggttgggttagtttaaaatgtagATTGGGTTTGgttgaaatttttaatttttttcgggttgggttgggttgcaggttggagggttgaaaaattTGGGGTCAGCCCAactcaacccaacccgaattaatataataaatgtagatattaatatatatatttcattattatttatttatttactaaaaGTTAAACAATCTTGATTTTTGAGagtgtttattttattttttttgttttacgattgatgatttccatttacaaacattaaaatttagaagcgaaaaaaaaaaaaaaaaataatacaactCGACAACCCAATCCATATTTTACGGGTTGGGTTGAGTTTGGTTGAAAACTTAATTTGGGTTACTCGAGTAGACAACccaaccaacccgaaaatatggaTTGGGTTGAGAAAGTCTCCCAACCCAACTCATTCACACCTCTACTAGCCATGCAACACCCACAACCAACTACACTAAAAAACATCCATGAACAACTACGAAGAGAACCTAAGATTGGGTAGCAAAGACAAATAATCCAATCGACCCACTTTTTATTATTTGACTACATTATTCatcatctaatttttttttagtgaAATTACATGTTACATAGTTTTATTGTATATGCAAAATATGATATTTTACATACCACAActtgtataaatatataacaattCGGCTAAAACCATTCTTCATCACTTTATATACTAAAGGAGCATGGATTAGTAGGTGTACTAGTTATTTTAACTTGATTGACACATTGTAACATACCCTTATTTTATCTTGAATCCAAAAGGGATTGCATGCATTAGAAAACAAGACGAGGATCTCGAAAGTCAAAAGAGAAGGAAATAAACAAAAGTTAGAGAAAATCTTTCCAATTACGAGCTATAAAGGATGACATCATAACTatgaaaaggaaaatttttaacaaaattaaataatttgagCGCTCCCTCTCCCTAATCGATCAAAAGTTTTTTGCTCCAGCTCTCCCTTCGTCAAGTCGGGTAGAACTGAGCTATAGCTTGGCTTAGCTCGTTGATATTAAGAGGATGAATTTTCTTAATAAAGATGGACAACATGAATACAGAAGTCACGTCATGTTttctataaaaaataataatatacataCTAAACTAAAACATAGGAATATGTATAATTTGTACACAAGCTTGGATTTATTTATGTAAATAATATATGACATGAATAAAAAACATGTAATAataaacttttattatatatatatataaataataatgtgTTGACAATCATTTTAAATAACCCTCCTTTTAGGAATAAGTTTAAGAGTTTCATATTTTTGCAATGTTACACCAAGCCTTCCattcaaatccaactttgaTAAATCTTCATCATTAGGAAGCGACCATTCAAAGTTGTGAATTAATGTGGCTAAAATCAAAGGAACTTGCACAATGGCCATTGGAAGACCAGGGCAAATTCTTCTTCCTCCACCAAATGGCAAATATATACCTATAATCATACCCTTTAAAATCCACATTATCATTACCACAACCAACATCAAATCTTTGAGGATTGAATGTTTGAGAATCTTCCCAAACTGAAGGGTCTCTCCCAATTCCCCAAACATTGACAAAAACCATACTGTCTTTTGGGATTGAGTATCCCATAACTTCGCAATCCATTGGAGCTAAGCGTGGAAGAAGAAATGGGGCAGGTGGGTGTAGTCTTAGGGTTTCTTTCACACAACGCCATAGATATTGAAGCTCAGAAATGTTGGATTCATCAATGGGCCGGTTTTCCTTTGTTACCTTCTTCATTTCCTCTCTTACTTTGTTTAGTATGTCTTTGTCTTTTAGAATCTCTGACATTGCCCATTCCACTGTTGTTGTAGTTGTGTCTGTGCCTGCAGATAGCAATTCCTGCAATAGTAATAATTAATAATGCATCAGACGATACATGTTTGATTATAAATCTATatatctcaaaatgaagagatCTCACAATCGTCATACTATGCACCATAAAGGTGTTTCCGACTTCTTGTGATTTTGTATCACATATACATGAGTTTACATGGggaaaagaagaataataacTGAAATATATATCATAAAGAATGTGAACTCGTCCGTTTTTCATTGTGTAAATCCTCGATATGTGTCTatgaagtctttttttttttttttttttttttttttgcatgaaTGACTTGATTTAATTTTCATTGCACTAATGTTGAATGACTTGGATTTTGAGAACAATGAATATATCAACATTTTGTTTATCTCACATACCACTAATTAAATCCCACTCGTGACTTCTTAATTTTTATGTACCTTTCAGTCGAACTTCTCCCTTCAAATCTGTTCTTTTATGTTTCTCTTTCATTTCATTAAAGCAACTTTTTATGTTCCTCTCTCAAATCCTCTCACTCATGATAAATGAGCATGAGAGTTTGTCAAAGTGAGTGATGAGTGATTGGTCAATGGCCTAAAGCTCGAGCACAAGATTTGTTGAAGAGAGTGATAAATGTTAAACAGTAGCGATAAGccgaaaggaaaggaaaggttGGGCAAATTAATGAGAGATGGAGAAAGTACCAAACACAATAAAAGTAGTACGTGAGACTTAAGCAAAAAGTTCGTTTtcattgttttcaaaatttcaagttATTCAATATTAACACATCACAGATAGAGTCATCCAAAAAAACTCAAGTTTAACCGATATTCACttaaaagaaatcaaagaataataaacctaaaaagtcatattcttgaaaaaaaatcggaTATAAAAAATGATCGATACTTGCGAGGTATTTCAAAGTGGTTAAAAGAGTGATTTTGTACTTACAATAATCAAGGCATTGATTTGTTGATCATCGAATCCACTTTGAATCAAGACATCCAAGAAATCATTTGAAGCTGAACCTTGTTGACAATgaatttctcttctttctttaatAAGAATCCCCCACAAAGAATCAACTTCATTCTTGTAAATGTCAGCTTTATTTTTAAGACCTTGAAGATCAAACCTTCTCAACAATGGATAAAAATCAGCCAAATTTGGAGTCAAACCCAAATCCATCATTTTCTTGAAAGGCCCTTTAATCCCCTTAAACCCATCACCAACAAAATCAAGCAAATCCATCGAGAAAATCAAGTTAGAAAGTGTATTGAAAACAGAGGTAAAGACAAAATCCTTAACCTCCACAACAGATCCTTGCTTTGATTCCAGAAATTTCACTAattccttcatcttcttctctctcAAAATAGCTTGTGATTCAATTGCTTTAGCCGTAAACAAGTTCACTTTACAAAGTGACCTCAAATTCTTCCATTGATCTCCACATTCAGGGGAGAAAACAAGAGAGTGTTGATCGTGGAGTGCTCTATCAGGGGTCATTTGGAAGATGTATCGAGCGGAGAGAAGGCGGTCTTGCGTCTTGAGAACTGCAGTGGCGGCAGCCGGAGAAGAAGCGACGATGAGACGCTGAGCTCCAAGCTTGAGGGAGATTAAAGGGCCATAGATATTGGCAAATTGGGTGATGGAAATGTGAGCATTTTGACCAATCTGAAGGAGATTTCCTAAGATTGGCCATGGATTTGGACCAGGAGGAAGTGGGAGTTTTGAAGATGGAGATTTGATGTGTTTGAGAATAATGAAAATtggaagtagaagaagaagagatggaAGAAGAATCGAAAATGAAGGAATCAACATCTTTGAAATATGGAGTTTTGGAGTTACATATGGCGTAGAATTATTAAGGAAGTTTTAGTTCAATATATTATAGGGGAAAGTTAAAATGATTGAATATATAAAGCGGTACAATATTACTTCACACTTTAAATGACATTTTTAGAACATGTCTGTGAGTGATTTTAAAGATAGGTAGAATCTCTTTTgtcttttttaaaatactccaaaatatatttttaaatctaCAAGACTAATATGGATGGTATGAAAAATGctaaatttgaaaactaaattaatttagaaaGTAAGAAAATTGAGAATCCAtgagagagaggaaaagaagaaataaaaataaaaacagtAAACGTGATTCACGACTTTCCTTCCTCGATGAATGAGTATTAAAGGTTGGGTTTGGGTCAGCCCAATCTGAGCTCAAATGATGCCCTAAAGTCCTAGGGTTTGGGCTTGAATCAAGTAGGGTGGCCAAGATGGTGATGAAGATGATATAACCCTAAAGCCTAAATATAAATACAATGGATAgaaatttttagaataatttattaagtatgtagtaatattttaaaaaaattacaaatatagtaaagtctatcgatgatatacttctatcgttgatagactcttatgttTATCagtgacagattttgctatatttacaatttttttttaaaatgttgctatatacttaatttttttaaataaaattactacatttgcaactaCCCCTTTTAAAACATACACCCACAACCAACTACGTTAAAAAGAACATCTATGAACAACCACGAAGAGAACCTAAGATCGACAGTAGCAAAGACAAATCAACTCCACCCACTTTTTATTATTCGACTAATATCTAATTTTGTTTAGTGAAATTACATGTTAAATAATTTTaggggaaattttcataaatataacaaaccaaccaaatatttacaatccatataacaaaatgaaaaagttaccattttttttaaaaaaaatatttcaggtttgttatttctttttatttgttttttcttttttttttcaaactgttatttgattcttatgtttattgttttccaaattgttatttggttcaagatcataTATGTATACTAAAATGTTCAAGATCATATATGCGTACTAAAATGACCAATACTGCCGTGGTATTTCAAAGCGGTTAAAAGAGTGTGATTTTGTACTTACAATAATCAAGGTATTTATTTGTTGATCACTGAATCCACTTTGAATCAAGACATCTAAGAAATCACTTGAAGCTGGACCTTGTTGACAATgaatttctcttttttctttaataagaATCTCCCACAAAGAATTAATTTCATTAAGGTAAATGGCGGTTTTCTTTCTAAGACCTTCAAGATCAAACCTTCTCAACAATGGATAAAAATAATCCAAATTTGGAATCaaacccaaatgtaaacgatcgttgtaaaaaaagtaaacgatccggtaaaaaatataaatgatcgtgtaaagaaatctaaacaatcgtatagcaaaagaattaaaaaaaatcgtataccaaatttaaaaaaaaaaatcgtttagatttgggttctcaaatctaaactatgtgtaacaaaattaaacgatggaattaaaaagataaattgtagccaaacgatccatatctaaacgatcgcgtataaatcgtaaatatattatgcgcacgttattgacggcgtgattgacataacattttttatatttacacAGTGGGTCTCTAGACTTTTtcgttttttgaattgttctatagagtgtaaatattttacggcttttttatattttttgaaaagacccctttatAAAACCATAACCATGTTTTTTTAGTTAAATAAATACCTTTCCCGACCTAATAATAATTTAGAGAACATATGAGAGTAAATATAATTGCTGTAAATTATGAAAATTGATATTAGTATCTAAAAATCATTCTTTAACGTTctcaaaataatcattatttgttttcttataGAACTTTGAGATAGAATGAGAGAATGTAATTTGAGAGGGGTGAGGTGAAATTCAAACTTCTCATAAactctctcaaattcttttaaaattttagggtTACCAAAGATTTGGGATtaacataaaataaataaaacaatttttgaaagaaaaaaagtatttatttaagtaaaaaagaacactaaaaatagatctaatgaaaaaaaaaaacaaacaaacatgtTCATTGTTTCTTAAACCCTAAGATATAACCACAAAATATAGTCTAAACTTCTAACTATATGACCTTGTGTGACATGAATTTCTAGTCCACTACTTGTGATAATAGTGGTAAAGGGAAAGGGAAATATTCGTTGATATAAAAGATAAGTTCgtatgatatttttaaaaaaagaaagagagagagataatGGTCTTCATTTGACagtaattttgttttttgttttcgaaaATCAAAGTCTAATTTTTATTCGATTCTTACAAGGAGACTAAATCTCTAATTTTGAAATGAATGATACATTGGTCGAATTAGAAAAAATGTCCTTCAAAATTGTGGTTTGCATAAAAAATGcccttaaaattttaaaagttttaaaaatatcctaaaatttcaaaaatacccTTAGTTTAGGATAGAAACCGTTAAGCTTTTGTATAAAAAATACTCCTTAATTATTGAAATGTTTTCTCATAAATatctttaaacttaaaaaaaaaaaatcaaaaatattttcataaatccaatttttatacaaaatttcttagcacccaaaataaaaaccaaaattactCAAAActgtattttaaatttatatcgATATTTGTATTGATATTTTTGCATATCTATGAATTTGATATCAATAGAATGAGTGAATCGATATTTTCGTTACATCGTAGAAAAATTCACAAATCACAGGAAATAAATACCAAAATGAtactaatataaatataatataaagttgtgaaagttatatatatatatatatatatatattcttgaTTTAAACTAATAGATTTTatagaggaaaaaaaataaaagctgATTTGAAGAGTGAGGTTTCAAATTCCATGGCTTGACCTCCACCTCCAAGGCTGCGACTCTCCATCTCCTCCCTCAACAATCTCGACgctaaaaccctaaaccctaatcGAAGTGAAATCCATTGGAAAAAGATGTTGATCTTTTTTGGCTACCACCCTAAATTCCTCACCTCCAATTTTACATCATTCAAAACTAGGGCTTATTTTCTCTTCAATTTCACTCGCTCACGATCAATGTCTCAATCCACCTCCATTCCCAAAAACCTCCAAAGGGTTCGTGACCATGGCTACGATAATTACATGGAAGTGGAGAAGAAAATCCGTAAAGTGCTCAAGTTTCAGGACCTTATTCTCTCCCAATTCAACCAAACAATCCCAGTTTCTCGCCTTGATATCTTAGCTCGCCGCCTTGGGTTCAAGCAACACGAAGCTGGGGCCTTCGTCCTCAAATTCCCTCATGTATTTGAAATCTACGAGCACCCTGTTCAAAGAATCCTCTATTGCAGGTTAACCCGAAAAGCCCACCTCCAAATCGAGCAGCAAAAGCGAGCTGTCATTGCCCAGATTCCGGATGCTGTCACTCGGCTGAGGAAACTCTTGATGATGTCCAACAAGGGCCGTCTTCGCCTCGAGCATATTCGGATTGCTCGATCTGAATTCGGGTTGCCTGACGATTTTGAATATTCGGTAGTTCTCAAACACCCTCAATTTTTTAGACTGTTTGATGCTAAAGAAACTAGGAATAAGTACATTGAAATTGTAGAAAGAGATCCAAGTCTTACTGTTTGTGCAATAGAGAGAGCTAGGGAGAGGGTTTATAGAGAGCAAGGAAGTGATGCTGAGGACATTAGATTCTCGTTCATTGTGAATTTTCCTCCTGGGTTTAAGATAGGGAAGTATTTCAGAATTGCAATGTGGAAATGGCAGCGGCTTCCTTATTGGTCGCCATATGAGGACATTTCTGAG containing:
- the LOC103504626 gene encoding (S)-N-methylcoclaurine 3'-hydroxylase-like protein — protein: MLIPSFSILLPSLLLLLPIFIILKHIKSPSSKLPLPPGPNPWPILGNLLQIGQNAHISITQFANIYGPLISLKLGAQRLIVASSPAAATAVLKTQDRLLSARYIFQMTPDRALHDQHSLVFSPECGDQWKNLRSLCKVNLFTAKAIESQAILREKKMKELVKFLESKQGSVVEVKDFVFTSVFNTLSNLIFSMDLLDFVGDGFKGIKGPFKKMMDLGLTPNLADFYPLLRRFDLQGLKNKADIYKNEVDSLWGILIKERREIHCQQGSASNDFLDVLIQSGFDDQQINALIIELLSAGTDTTTTTVEWAMSEILKDKDILNKVREEMKKVTKENRPIDESNISELQYLWRCVKETLRLHPPAPFLLPRLAPMDCEVMGYSIPKDSMVFVNVWGIGRDPSVWEDSQTFNPQRFDVGCGNDNVDFKGYDYRYIFAIWWRKKNLPWSSNGHCASSFDFSHINSQL
- the LOC103504628 gene encoding protein ROOT PRIMORDIUM DEFECTIVE 1, yielding MLIFFGYHPKFLTSNFTSFKTRAYFLFNFTRSRSMSQSTSIPKNLQRVRDHGYDNYMEVEKKIRKVLKFQDLILSQFNQTIPVSRLDILARRLGFKQHEAGAFVLKFPHVFEIYEHPVQRILYCRLTRKAHLQIEQQKRAVIAQIPDAVTRLRKLLMMSNKGRLRLEHIRIARSEFGLPDDFEYSVVLKHPQFFRLFDAKETRNKYIEIVERDPSLTVCAIERARERVYREQGSDAEDIRFSFIVNFPPGFKIGKYFRIAMWKWQRLPYWSPYEDISEYDMRSIEAQKRMEKRAVATIHEMLSLTVEKKLTLERIAHFRLAMNLPKKLKDFLLQHQGIFYISTRGNHGKLHTVFLREGYRRGDLVEPNDVYLARRHLAELVLLSPRKAKLDRELVGYRRERVGYDMENCRTDYVEDKSDDFGVENKGNVRDVLDSDIGSDVESDFSDDDNHSVEVEDVGITE